The Sylvia atricapilla isolate bSylAtr1 chromosome 14, bSylAtr1.pri, whole genome shotgun sequence genome includes the window CCAGTTTCAATTTATACACAGAGTATGGAGGGTCAGAATGGCTAAAACTTGAATAATTTATGTCATCAGTGAGTTAATGTAAAACAGCCTCATGTACATTAGGGCAGAAATGACTGATCTTACTGGAGATGAAGTTAGCTGCTCTGCCAGGTGCCTTTATCTCAGAGTGTGCTGAGATAAAGGCTCACATATGTGTGTGATGTTATAGTGGGGTGGTGTCAGGCAAGGCTGACTgaattatttcagctgtttcttaAGAACTTCAGCccaaggaattattttttaatgaagttttctTCACAGATTCAGTTGCAGTCCCTGTAATTCACAACAGCCTTTGAAATGCATCTTTCTCAAGGGACCCCGGTGGGTATGGGAGGGACAAGCTGTTGGTCCAGCTGCCTCCTAAAGCCAGCTGTAACTTGGCACATCAGTGTATTACTGAGTGCACTGCAGCCCCAGAGATTAGAATGTCCCCTTTTTTTGATCAGGGCTGCAGCACTTGGTGCACTTTGCTTCTGccttccttcagctgcagcaatTTAACGTGCAACTGACAGGTGAATTGACCACTCGGCCAGATCGTCttccagacagcagctggaaaaaatgcCCAAATGAGTTCTGTGACTCAGAATTCTCTTTGTGGGATGTGCAATGTCACAAACTGCTGTCAACCTGCTTTTATTTGGAATCTACTGTATAACACAGAGAAGGAAGTGACAGACACTAAAAAAATGGTTTGAGCTGAAATTAGGTTTTCCTAGAGATTTCAATGTAAATTTCCAAAAACGTGGCTCTTACCAAAAAGATTTTGAGTGTCAACcaattttcctgttttgctttcaCCCCATAAACCATTACACTCAGAGTACTAAAGCAAAGCAGACATGTAGAgccatgactttttttctttcagtttttataGAGCAAATATTAAATTTTGGAATTTAAAGAATCTAAGCACTCCAGAATCCAGCTATGTCAGTTAATACATTTACccttttttagtttgtttgcaAAATCCTTAGCAAATTGGGAATTTGCCTATTAACAAATTGGAAATTCAGAATGCAAGGAGGCAGTTTAAACCTCAAAAGcaaaaacttagaaaaaaaaccaaaaaactggCAACAATTTGCTATCTAAGTCTAATGGACTTCAAAGTCCAGCTCTGCACAAAAGTCCTTGGAGATTAAATCACTGGCACTTCACAGAGTTTCTAGTGAAAAGCAAACACTTCTTACACTTGTGCTtcccaaaaccacagagaaatcTCCTCCAATGACTCACTCATGGTTGTAAAGAATGACAGAAGTCAGAGCGTCCACAAGCTTATGAAGTTTTATTGCTGAATTACACACTTCACATGGAAATTGATACCAGTTAGTCCCTGACCTCCTACATAAGCAATGGCAGAGGGTTTTACATAAAGGAAGAGGgtgaaaggagagagaggaagagattaattaaagagagggagaggaagaaagggaggaaaaggggtCACCAGTCCTGGCTCTGGTGCTGATCCAGCTGATGGGGAGCCCAGGGCCCTGGgcttggtgggggaaccttctTTAGATAAGTTTTCCCTGCCTAGAAATGAGTTTATCACTTTCTGTGCAAATTAGTGATCCTGCAGTCATTTCCTCTAGACCTTCCTGGAAATGGGTCAGAGAGCTTTGgagtctttttaaaaaatgtaagcCCACTTCTGGACCACAGTCCCACACAGGGCTGTATGTGTTGTGCTGATGTCCAGCAGCCACAACAATCACATTTGTCACAGGAAAGTGCTGCCCAACCCCTGTATGGCCCCTTTACCAGACACCAGCAGTCCTTGGCTGGCTCCACAGCCATCCAGCTCTTGGTGTTTGAGACACACATCAGCCCCTTCTCTGCTGGGCTTCTACAGCATCCTTGCAGCCTGAACAGCAAATGAGACTTCAAAACCAGtgacttttcttcctttatgcCCACTGCTGACAGATAGCaatgaataaattaatataaaccTCTAACAACCCTCAAATGAGGACTCCAGCAgtgcagaagggaaaacagaTGACCTCACCCCTGATACAGCAGTGTTAATTCCCCATTACAGCCttgcccctgatgagtcacagctatagccaataaagataagtgtgataaaagggagtgggtcagctgctgaggggcaatcatggaggaggaggaatcttgaggaagagagaagcagaggatcatgaagaaggatcctggggagagacTCACTGCTGTGAGCTCAGTCTGGGTGTGCAGTaagagcctgttgttggaacctgcagtcacagtctggttgggtaaaagcctgcagtcacaggGCGTAAACTGCTCCCGGCAGTCAgaattcagcaggaaataaccagcagtcagaggtTGCAAGAGAAATctacagtaggagcttgctgcagccagcgtcagtgaatggttggagCCAGAATGGCTGAGTTGTAAGAAgcaataaaccaggacccttctcatgctgtgataaacaagcACTCTGTGTCctggctcatttctaccctctaacaagagggctgctgcaacagagCAGGACTGTGTATTGCCATACTTCCACAATCACTCACCTGGCAAAAACTGGCAATGCTTCTGTAAAAAGAGGCcactctttcctttcctcccaacACCAAGACAGTCTCATGCAATTAAAATGGTTTTGACCCTAAAAGGTTCTGGGGCCCCTGTGAATGAACACAAATACCTCCAGTGtcacagagacagaaacaaaGCCAGACACAAGAAGGGAAAGGTATGACTAGTTCTTTCAACAGCAATGTATCTTTAAAGTGACTGGAAAATGACAGTGTTCGTTCCATTGCCTCTTGCAATATTTATTAGTGCTTAGGTTTCTATCTATAACCAAAGGAGGGAAATGTCACCCAATGTGTCTGTCCAGTAACAACATGCCTCAAGACTACAAGTCTCCAAGGGGGATGCTGAGGACACAGATCCCCCTTAACAGGCTAAAATTGGACAGTGGGACTTACTTGCTCAGTGTGGAAAAAGAAGTTCAAATATTTCAACTTTGTCCTTCCAGTAAAATGCCCAATTCATCTCACTCAGGTCCTTTATCTTTGGGAGAGAAGTCATCCCTTTTTTCTGTCCTAGTAAAACTGCTCTCTGCAAGGGGAAGGGACAGAGAATCTTCCTAATCCAGCCCTGAGGCCCAAGATGTTTCAGGGCCTATATTTTCAACACCTTCTCTATCTTTTGAGTGTACATTTATCACAGCTCCAAGGCAGTGACACTGACAGAGAAACGGATCCAACCGATTCCACGTCTGGAAATAATTATTGAATTAAAGAGGGAATAAAACCACAGCACTGGAAGTGCACACAGATTTTCAGGAAGAACTTAATGATTCAGATAAACAAATCCCAATGGTAAAGAAAGAATCAACGACTGTTTCTCATGCCagcaatatatatttattgtCATTCTGGAGATAGGTTACCATGTGTGTATCAGGACTTCAGCCTAAAAACAAACTTGGATTATGAATGCTTAGCAAATGCCAGTTGAAACGAAATGACTGAATGTGAAGCTGTCCCTTACAAGACCTTCAGTTGGtctatttttgtgtgtgtctcccacacactaaaaaaaaaaatcggaacatctttttcttccccttcattttagcctcagaaaaataaatgaccATCCAACTGCACCTTTTACTTTAGCTTTAGCAAAATATTAGTAAAGCTAATATTCTGCTAAAGCTAGCAATGTTCTGCTAGAACATTTATATCGTTGATTCTACAACTTCAAAAGGAAGCAAAGCTGTACAATGTTCTTCCTCCACAATACCTGGCTATTGAGTCCAGCTTTACAGACTGTCTTATATTACACCATTGCAGTTTTATTATGCTGCAAACCTTCACCACACACACTTTGCTGTTCCAGAacaagctgcagcagtgccaggtcCAACAATCTGTGCAAAAATCACTGCAGTGCTACAAATTATTGAACACCTTTCCTCTCCACCTCCCATGTACTGACTAACAAACATCTTCCATTAATTTAATAAGTTGCAAATGCTGTTCccaaaaagggaagggaaggatgaagatattttgtgctttcatacaaaaaccaaacaaccacccagtaaaaataaaatttaaaaaatccttcaagTCCaatccccccccaaaaaaaaccccaggtcAAAACTATTGGTTGCCCACTGTCCCCACCCTCCCCTAGCTTTTTTAAGTCACCATGAAAACAAATGCATACAACTTACTGTACAAATACAAAGCTGCAGGCATTCAATTTACAGaacattctgaaaatatttcaagcatAAAAAGTACACTTGataattgcaaaaataaagtttcacttttttaaaaaacattttgatcAGAGctcaagcaaaacaaacacttcAGGATTCCTACTTCAGCTTAACTCCCTAAGAACACTATCTTcagaaattaataacaaaaccCTCAGATTTTTGGTGATAAACTAACTGACCATGTCTTTTAATGAAAAGAGATGGTATATACAACAATGGCACAGACCTTAAGCATCAACAACATATTTCAGCCAAAAGTAAATCAGCAAGTGATCTGAGTCATTCTTAGCATTACACAGTACTCATTACTAAGAACCTCAATCCACCAGAACAGATATTAAGTTAGACTGGTacaaatggaaggaaaaatccatGACATCAAATAGGCTCAGTTTTTGTCACTGAACATTTTTTAGGCTAAGTTTCACTAGTGCAAGACCATTTGTTTACCCAATTAAATGAAAGCTCATAAATGTCACAATTTAAGAACACTcatacaaaactattttttcttttaaaaaagtgcCACATACCATACTTTTACTAAAAAAGTTACAAACTAATGGAAGACTGTCTGTCTCCATCTCTTGTCAACAAGGAAAGGCCAAAGTGATTCTCTGATCCCAGCACGAAATGGTGTTCTCTGACCTATCCCCAGCATCTCCAACTTGGAGCAGTCCAGCTGAGCATTCTTTGGACGAAGAGCACCCACAACTGGACTATCAGTAATCTAAAATcagaaacagaagacaaaaacaaTCCCACACCAGTAAGTAatcagaaatgacagaaaaaatacttgtaCATGTACATTAGAACTTTTTCTTCACACCTTTCTATATAGGTATGGTTAACTCCTCCCTTACAACTATTTTATGGGGAActttttggtttggattttttcgCTATTTGCATGTTTTATAGTTTACTTTATTTCAACATGTCAGGCCATGTGAAGTGGCCTAAGGCAAAGACACTTTTCTCACTCTCTTTACTGCTactgtttgtgtttttcaacattttattcttattttcactCTGTGATTATCAACAAAAGGTAAGGAATGCTCCAGAATGTAAATGGAACCATGTCTTGATCAATATACTTGAAGAGAAATAGAGCTGGGCAGAAAAAATTAAGACTAAGTGTTCtccactgtttttctttcatcttccaAGTCTCATTTCAGTTCCAGTGTTCACCAATTCTGAATCcttagaatttattttgtaCATAGATAAAATCTTCTTGACATGCTATATGCCCACCACATTATCAGTATGTCTTTAAGAGTGGTCTCAAGTGTTAATAAAACTGCAAGACGGGTGTtttaagcaaagcaaaaataatttgtagtTCTTAAATGCAtgcattcagaaataaatttggaCATTGCACAGCTGTTACTGATAGAGCCTTATCTTCAAGTTAAAGTTCTATCAATCTGCAACATAAAAGTACAGATTTGTTTGTGACTAAGAGGAACTGTTCTGCAGAAATACCACTACACTACAGACTGGGAAACTGgtgactgactgactgactaATTTTCCTAATTCAGCAGATCAAAGCAGCTGTTGTTTTCCTGAGCaacacagctgcagtgctggacaTGCACAGCCCATCCTGAGGAGGAAGCTCACTTGTACAGGCAGTGGGAGACCTGCTACTTGCAATGATCAGGCACTTGTGCCTGCCTACAGGTCCAACAACACATCACTTACTGGTCTCAAGTGGCTGCTGGGAAGGTTGAAAGCATCTGCAATTGCACATGCCATCTCATACTTAGTCATCTGTTCATTGCCAGACCAGTGAAATGTTCCTTTTATTGATGGGTCctagagaaaaaagaggaaacacaGATGAAAGGAAGCAGCCAGCTGGCCCTCAGGCTAATTCCCGTACAAGAACTGTGCAGAATTAGCATCCAGCACAACCTTATCTCAAAAGGCATCTTACAGCACCTCAGTGGTGTTCTAGAAACACCTGCACCCTTTCAGAGAACACCTGACCAGGGACCGAGACAGGAAACTGCTGTTACTTCTGTCTAACTTGACTTCACAAACAGATTGTGTCCTGTAGAATGAACAGGAGGGAAAGCAGCTGCCCACCAACCAGGCAAGATCAaagagctggggaggaggaactcagctgctctgtgatgTTCACTTCCtcaaaaacaaaggcaaaaggCATCACACACATTCTGAATGTTAAACTGCAAACTCTGTACAAGTCCAGTCAAACCGACTGCACCATGTCCATGATCCATGGTTTCAAAGTTACCGTGTGGAAAAATCAAGGTGGCTGTTTACTGTTTGCTTCTGTTACCTTGCAAAGATGGTAATCTGAAGGTGCTGTGGTGAATAAATACAAGGAAGTAGTTCAGTCCAGGGGCTTTGTTTTGCCACTTCAGTGTTGTTAATACAATAAACAAGTGCACCTTCGAGAATTACATTCAAccacatggggtttttttgttcaaacTAGCAATTTGTAAAAGGCATACCAGAATAAGTTTGGCATTTCTAATTCTCTCCTCTATACCAGAGGACACAAGACAATTTTCAGAAGGTTCTGTCCCATCCCCTCAACCACTTTTGTTTCAAAGCCCACAATACCCTCACAGTCATGCAAAGATGCTGTAGTATTGCAGCCAgttctttcctccctcccagcattgcagaaatgcaaataatCCAGGTGATGTGCAGTTCTCAGTTGTTCAGAAGCAAAACTGAGAACTCAAACTGTTTTCACCTTGCAGAGGCTCATTTCTTGCCATTCTTACCAGCATTCTCTTCTCTGCTAGTTGTCTGCAAACTGCTGCTACATCCTTGACATTGGTAGGAAATCTCTGCTGCCAGTGGTCCATGTTGGCAGATTTATTACTGAACTGCACTTTATCAAACATAACTGTCACAGCACTTTCCTCCAGTCTTTCCACCTCTCCATACAAGACAGGAATCCTAAGTACTGCagtttctaaaagaaaaagtattttagatCATGGGTGGGGACAAACACTGAAGCACAATCTGAAAAGTGAAGTGTTAAGAAATATGCTGATCATATTAAACATCTACAAAtcacaaataaaatgcaagtaGTATGTTGGCTcacagaatataattttaatttataccAGAATCAGTTTATAAACACTAAGATTATAGAcatattataatttattttcatttatgccATTGATTTCCAGAAAGTTAATAAGCTTTCATTAATTGCATAAAAATGCTTGTTTGAGTtagaacaaaaatttaaaaaattaaaaaacacatcTACTCTTTGCAGTTACTCCAGCACTCCTCATCCTCACTATGTAAGAACAAGGAGAAAATTTCCCACCAACCACAAGTCATCATATTCAGGCATCAATTACAAAGATTTTTCATCCATCATGAAGAAGCTTCCTGTATAAAGGAGAATAttctttaccagaaaaaaagacatgaacattgaaataaatgaaaagtttGACAAATCAGGAATAGGTTCACAGAACACAATAGTAAATAATGTTAGATTCCAGGACAGTGATTTGAGGAATTAAGAAGATGCAGAGGAAGCATATTTCATGATGGAATACATCATAATAGTCTATCTCTGTCATGATGACTCAAAAAGCCTCTGAACAGAAATCCAAGGCTatgaaaaataacttaaaaaattacagttttgctgatagagaaaacaaaaaaccccaacctaaAATTAGAAGCTGAAGTCATCAAAATATTGCCATTCTTAATATATTTGGAGGACAGTGCTATAGATATTAgagagacaaacagaaaaagctaACACAGAAATTATTCCCACAAAGAAGTAAACCAGAATAAgtacttaaagaaaaacaaatagaaaaccCAACATGATACTGATTTCCTGCTGCTCTAGAAGCAGTTATTTGGTCACTCAGCAGATGTTCTTCCTCTCTTTAAATACTGGTTGAAACATCTCTTTTTaaattgtgttaaaaatattcattctttGAGAAGACAACcgccttcctttccttctcagctCTGGGACTTGAAGAGGATCAACCTCATGACTAACAGCTCTCAGGACCTCTTGACACTTTTTAGTTTTATAAGCATGactatacacacacatatatatatatttataagcCTGTATCCCCTTCTAACCAAagtaaaatatctttaaaaaaatgttaaacatACTTACTGCAGATTTTTGCATTTTACAACAGAAATGGACAGGGCACTTCCTCACATAGCTACAGATTTGACCACTGGAATTCTATCTACACTGTATCAGCAAAGTAGTGCTTGGAACACCAGTACATGGAAAATACTTGTATGTGTATGAATCAAGGGAACTTGTATTTTCAAACTCTTTACTCAGCACCACCCCAACACTCCTCCTGCTAATAATACCACTGCTGCAACCCACTGCTGCCTGACAGATCCTGCTCTGAAAGGTTACAAAACCAAACTGCAGTGTGGAGTTGGGGGAAGGGTCCAGCAAGATTACCAAATCCAAGTGTGTGTGGGTAAGTCTGATCTTCATTATCAGTCTAGAAGAGGGAGTGAACAGCATCACAGTCAAATTCAGAGACGGTATTTAATCTAGAGGTGGAGTGAATAAGTGGtcatttaaatttatttttacttaaatGAGACTTTTCCtatcaaagtatttttttacaaaGTTTCTTTCTTACTAGTAATGCCAATTCCATCATACACAGCAGATATTTACTTACTGGAAGACCatcactttatttttcagtagctTGGTTCTCTGGTTGGGAAGCACAGACCCACACTGTAAGTATCATACTGACATATCAGAAGTCTCTTCTGCATGTGGactgagattattttcttcaggtttttgaTAAAATACAAGTGCTTCTTTTCTTATAATCTGTGACTGGGACACTGACAGTGCACTAACTAGAAACAGCCAAATATCCCCCTTatacaagaaataaatcttaaagGGAACACACTCTTTTCCattaagcagaattttaaaaattatgtttgtaaATTTTGTTCAAAAAGACACAAACAAATTTGAAAAATCTTGTTGTTTAAAACCATAAATACGTTATTAACCCTTTAGAAAATGTTACAGGCAAGAATCTGATGTGTGCAGGTGAGTAAAACCAAAATGGGCGGCCTGTTGGCACACATAATagagcaaaacccaaaaagtaAAAAGGCTCCATGTGATTTGAGCTGTATTATTACTGAAACACAAATCTGGTTTTCCCTTCAAgtaaatatacaaaaatacaaCACTTGCAATACATCCTCATAAATAACTGCAGCTATGTATTGAAGGAAGTATTTTATCTTTCCTTAGGAACAGCAGATTCACAATAGACAAATGCTTATGAATGTCCATAAGGGAGAGACAAATCCCATGAATGAAGATTGGAGCAggtaagaaataaaagctttagtCAAGATATAAGCAAGAGGGACTGCTAATGAGCAAGGAGACCAACTCCTAATCACATTCTTCTCTGAAACTCGTTTCCATGGTTTTGCAACTTCATCAGTGACTTAAGAGTCTACTAAGCTAATCTATAACTGAGTAAAAATAGAAAGCCTGCATAAAAAAATGGCTGAGTGTCTTACCTTCATTGTTTTCCAGAACTGCCTTTTCACCCTCCAGTTTGGTTTTACCATATAAATTCAGAGGATTTGGTACATCAGTCTCTTTATATGGAGGGCTTGTTCCATCAAATACATAGTCTGTACTAATGTAGATCAGAAATGCTCCAACTCCAGCTAAGAAGAATATGTTTACagataatttatattaatttacGTCTTCTTTGAAGTCCCAATAGACCCTTAAACCCTCCCAAGGATCTCATCTTCCATGCACATTTATTCCTCCTGCTTTGCCTGTTCCCAGATCCTTCATGAAGTTGTGCACACTACTCTGATGGAAAACAGGTCACCAGCACAGTGATGGCAGGAGTGACATTCCAACCTGTACTATTTGTATTGATGTCCCTGTATAAATAGATGCAGGATTTTAATAAGACACCAAACCCACGAGATGCTCTCCTTACCTGCCTCTTTTGCTAAGTTTGCTGAAGCAGCCACATTGAGCTGAGAGGCAGCATCTGGTTGACTTTCTACAACATCTGGCCTTctctcagcagcacagtgcaCTATAACATGAGGCTGGAAATTAAAGACTAATTTTAAACAACCAACATGTCAAGAGATGGCAGTTGCACCCTAACTCTAGTGATGACACCTCTCAGGCAAAACTAAGTAATAAAAAtagcattattatttttaattatggCATTCTGAAGAACATCTTTTCCTCAGTATCTTTTTACAATAAAAAACCATGCTGTTTCGAGATACAAAAAACATTTATCATTAATTGTGCAATTATGGTCTTTAGTAGTTTCAATTCTACAACAACTTTGAAGTTGTGGAGATTTTCTCTTTAAGCCTGTATAgtaaaatatgtattaataCAAGATACATCTCTCTCACACACAAGGGTATTAAAATTTTTAGGTAAGCTATTCATACATGGCTTACTTAACATATGCAGATTATTAAGATGATATTTACTATTTTATAGAATGGCACCCTGCATactgtatttcagattttacaTGTTCCTCCTGGCACTTAACACTGCACACTACACAGAGTTAGTGCTGTCAGATTCAAATTTTCCTTCATACCCCCAGAACAGCACACTGACACATTCCAATGTCAATAACTTAAATGTATCTTTTCCTTTGCAGCGTGCTGGCAGgaagagctgtgcctgcagcctgcCTGTGGTGAGCACAGCAAAGGCCAGGGCTCTGTGCACCTGCAGAGCAAACCTCTGCTCTGGGTGGGGTAGAACACACAGCCACACCTTTGTCAGAGCTCTGCCAAAGCTCCAGCCCCACTCGTGCCCCAGAACTCTGCACCACTATCAGCTGATTACTGGACACAAAGTACCCCTCCCATCGACTTTATACTCCAGAAACTTACCTGAAACTCATGGATAATGTCATGAACTGCAATAGAATCCAGAAGATTAATCTGTTCAAACCTGGGCTGAGCTCTCCTGTACCCACAACCAACTGCATTCCAATTGTTTTCATTGAATTCTTTAAACACAGCTCTGCCGAGGAGTCCCGTGGCCCCAGTGATCAAAACTCGCCTGCTCGGAACGTCAACATCCTCCTAGGGAAACCAAAACaggaaaagttttgtttctACTGTAAAGtcttactgttttttctttccaagtatCCACAGTCAGAGGctactgtatttaaaaaaagcttctcCTGAGTCTTTTGGAATGTTTCATGGAACACCAGCATCTGGGAGGACCAATACTGCAGCCAGTCAACTACCTAAACATAGATTCAAaggtaatgaaaacaaaacttcagtAAGAAACTCATTTACTTGTACAACAATCCAAACCACTAGTGAAGACAGAATTTTAAGTTCATTCAAAAACTGATAGCTTTGTGCAatctgaaaagaggaaaataactttttcagAAAACGGACCCAAAAGATGTAACATTTAGGGTCCAAGTCCTACAACAAGTAATTCTACACAGACTGTGCCTGTTAAAAGCTGCAGCAATACAATATAAGTTTCTGTAGTAACTAACATCTCtaattatattattaaaaagagTAATTCACTGTTATTTAACACAACAATGTAAGTAAAAGCAAGATACGGATCTCTTGTCAATTTTACAAAATGCATCTGGAAGTGATTTCAGCTCACAATCTATACAACAGACCAAAGCTGTACTTCAGCTCCTCCACATTTTGGTACTTGGGACAGCTGTGAACAACAGCACACACGAACTTCATCCCAACTCCCACTAAACATCGAGTTTTCAAGACAGCAAACACAAGATCCATGTCTGTCTCTgcaatctttattttcctttaatgctTTCCTTCTGTATCCACCATGAGTAAACCCAAACAAAGGCCTgctaaaaagagaaatgaaagcgTATCTTTACCATGCCTGTGCAGAAAAACTTTGGGTGTGCAGAACCCACAAATCTTGGATTTCCTGACCACTTCCCACACAAGGACAATTTGTGACAAATTACTGTAATTCTGTACATCATAGAATGTCTTCTGCTATGCAATCTCAATAGCCCAGTAATTTCTAAGCATTGTACCAGACTGCTGCTTTTTGATTGCAGCACAGGAAGCCACAGCAATCACTTCCAAATCACTGCCTTTCACCTGAAGTTACAAAGCTTTTGTTCCATAAGGGTATATGCAGAGGGGCACGATGGAAACAGCCTACCCCAAAACAATTGCCTCAAGTTCCCAGCACAGTTCATGCATTTTTCTCAACTCTAAATCTCCAGATGAAGGCTGACTTATTTTCATTAGTACTGgatgaaaattaataatttaatgtgGACAGTTACCTGAAAATTACAGACTACAAGCAAGTGATGCTTCTAAAAGTTACTTTTAGTCTCAAATTTTACCTGAGAACACAAGGTGATTTACCATTTTTAAGGCTACCCAAGCTTCTCTGAACTGCATGAGCAGGAACACGCAActagtattttcttctgtacttCTTCTCTTAGCAAAATCTGCACAGAGTGTCACAGGACCTATGATCAGGGAGGGCttccacagccagagctgcctgctaATAAACATCCCAACACTTGCTGCAGAACAGAGTCAAAAGCTTCTCTAAAAATATCACTGAGTTTCTTCAGTAAGTAGGAAGAGACCAACACAAAACCAAGTGTCATTTGCAAAATCTGGTGTTTTAAAGCCTCATTCATCtaagtttgtttattttacatatCATAAAGAGGATGCTacatcagcagcacagcttgAACTGGACACAAACACAGCTTTCACCAAGCACGGCTTGTATGCTACTGCTGTTGTCTGTGAGACTAATTGATTCCAGTCACTtgtttctgaaagagaagacaaatgATAAATAGTTCT containing:
- the MAT2B gene encoding methionine adenosyltransferase 2 subunit beta, which gives rise to MVGREKELRIRFAPGRCELVEEDVDVPSRRVLITGATGLLGRAVFKEFNENNWNAVGCGYRRAQPRFEQINLLDSIAVHDIIHEFQPHVIVHCAAERRPDVVESQPDAASQLNVAASANLAKEAAGVGAFLIYISTDYVFDGTSPPYKETDVPNPLNLYGKTKLEGEKAVLENNEETAVLRIPVLYGEVERLEESAVTVMFDKVQFSNKSANMDHWQQRFPTNVKDVAAVCRQLAEKRMLDPSIKGTFHWSGNEQMTKYEMACAIADAFNLPSSHLRPITDSPVVGALRPKNAQLDCSKLEMLGIGQRTPFRAGIRESLWPFLVDKRWRQTVFH